Proteins from a single region of Pongo pygmaeus isolate AG05252 chromosome 3, NHGRI_mPonPyg2-v2.0_pri, whole genome shotgun sequence:
- the UBE2K gene encoding ubiquitin-conjugating enzyme E2 K isoform X3, translating to MTLRTVLLSLQALLAAAEPDDPQDAVVANQYKQNPEMFKQTARLWAHVYAGAPVSSPEYTKKIENLCAMGFDRNAVIVALSSKSWDVETATELLLSN from the exons ATGACTCTCCGCACGGTATTATTGTCATTGCAAGCACTATTGGCAGCTGCAGAGCCAGATGATCCACAGGATGCTGTAGTAGCAAATCAG TACAAACAAAATCCCGAAATGTTCAAACAGACAGCTCGACTTTGGGCACATGTGTATGCTGGAGCACCAGTTTCTAGTCCAGAATacaccaaaaaaatagaaaacctatgTGCTATGGGCTTTGATAGG AATGCAGTAATAGTGGCCTTGTCTTCAAAATCATGGGATGTAGAGACTGCAACAGAATTGCTTCTGAgtaactga